TTGAACAAAGTAACTAAAATTGTCAATAGAAGCGTTACTAACATCATACATAACGTATAAAGGAGTTTCAATAAGGATTTTAACGGATTATAAAGCATAACGATAAAAACTGAACGCATGAACCGATATAAAGAGATAATTCCAGCTATCACCCTCTCTAACAACATCTGATAATGACGTTGAAAGAGAGCACGATAGGCAGCAAACCCACAAATAAGTGCTAACAGTATATAGAACCTCATTTCTCCTTGATTCACATTTAAGAGAACATAAAATACAAGGAGCCCTTGAACAATCCA
This portion of the Bacillus sp. FJAT-45350 genome encodes:
- the yabQ gene encoding spore cortex biosynthesis protein YabQ, translated to MTLTVQLNTMLSMVAMGIWVGAAIDTYGRFAKERRSFHWMTALNDLLFWIVQGLLVFYVLLNVNQGEMRFYILLALICGFAAYRALFQRHYQMLLERVIAGIISLYRFMRSVFIVMLYNPLKSLLKLLYTLCMMLVTLLLTILVTLFKIFYKPLRWIGIFLYKLCRIYKVVGAIRKNKYVQKGKKIIDYLFRRSNRGDE